Proteins encoded by one window of Candidatus Hydrogenedentota bacterium:
- a CDS encoding ATP-binding cassette domain-containing protein: MTQPLLEIEGLTKFFPITAGLLRKQVGEIRAVDDVSFHINQGETLGLVGESGCGKTTTGRMILRLIERTSGTMHFQLDGQKADLGSLQGEKLRQFRRNMQMIFQDPFSSLNPRMTVLDIIGEPLKALGYGSKSEIEERVRWITKATGLQVEFLRRYPHAFSGGQRQRIGIARALVLNPKLIVCDEPVSALDVSVQAQIINLLKDLQEEFGLTYLFIAHDLSVVENISSRVAVMYCGRIVELAETNELFHRPRHPYTEALMSAVPKPDPDRAGKRVLLQGEVADPSNLPPGCAFHPRCSYAQDICKQERPELHDIGAGHCAACHFARELDLKGVEDALSAPPTA; the protein is encoded by the coding sequence ATGACGCAGCCACTGCTCGAAATCGAGGGCCTGACAAAGTTCTTCCCGATTACGGCCGGCCTTCTTCGAAAGCAAGTCGGCGAAATTCGCGCCGTCGACGATGTCTCGTTTCACATCAACCAGGGCGAGACGCTGGGACTCGTGGGCGAGAGCGGCTGCGGAAAAACAACCACCGGCCGCATGATTCTGCGCCTGATCGAACGCACCTCGGGAACCATGCACTTTCAACTCGACGGCCAGAAGGCAGATCTGGGAAGCCTACAGGGCGAGAAGCTGCGGCAATTCCGCCGCAACATGCAGATGATCTTCCAGGACCCCTTCTCTTCCCTCAATCCGCGCATGACCGTGCTCGACATAATCGGGGAACCGTTGAAAGCGCTCGGATACGGCAGCAAGAGCGAGATCGAGGAGCGTGTGCGCTGGATCACCAAGGCCACGGGATTACAGGTCGAGTTTCTGCGGCGGTATCCGCATGCGTTCAGCGGCGGCCAGCGCCAGCGCATCGGTATTGCCCGCGCCCTCGTGTTGAACCCGAAACTGATCGTCTGCGACGAGCCGGTGTCCGCCCTCGACGTTTCCGTGCAGGCCCAAATCATCAACCTGCTGAAGGACCTGCAGGAAGAGTTCGGGCTGACCTATCTCTTCATCGCACACGACCTGTCGGTCGTTGAAAACATCAGTTCGCGGGTAGCGGTAATGTACTGCGGGCGCATCGTCGAGCTGGCTGAGACCAACGAGCTGTTTCACCGGCCCCGGCACCCGTATACCGAGGCCCTCATGAGCGCCGTGCCGAAACCCGACCCCGACCGCGCCGGAAAGCGCGTCCTGCTGCAGGGGGAAGTGGCCGACCCGTCGAATCTTCCCCCAGGATGTGCATTTCATCCCCGATGCAGCTATGCTCAGGATATCTGCAAGCAAGAACGCCCGGAGTTGCACGACATTGGCGCGGGTCACTGCGCCGCGTGTCATTTCGCCCGAGAGCTGGATCTCAAGGGCGTGGAAGATGCCTTATCGGCGCCGCCAACCGCTTGA